From a region of the Mycobacterium intracellulare ATCC 13950 genome:
- the rpsI gene encoding 30S ribosomal protein S9: MTEAPVEASEPADVAAPAEPYVFERPIQTVGRRKEAVVRVRLVPGTGQFNLNGRTLEGYFPNKVHQQLIKAPLVTVDRVESFDVYAHLHGGGPSGQAGALRLGIARALIVASPDDRPALKKAGFLTRDPRATERKKYGLKKARKAPQYSKR; this comes from the coding sequence GTGACCGAAGCCCCGGTCGAGGCCTCGGAGCCCGCCGACGTCGCCGCGCCCGCCGAGCCCTACGTGTTCGAACGGCCCATCCAGACCGTCGGCCGCCGCAAGGAGGCCGTGGTGCGGGTGCGCCTGGTGCCCGGCACCGGCCAGTTCAACCTGAACGGCCGCACCCTGGAGGGCTACTTCCCCAACAAGGTGCACCAGCAGCTCATCAAGGCCCCGCTGGTCACCGTGGACCGGGTGGAGAGCTTCGACGTCTACGCCCACCTGCACGGCGGCGGCCCCTCGGGGCAGGCCGGCGCGCTGCGCCTGGGCATCGCGCGGGCGCTCATCGTGGCCTCGCCGGACGACCGTCCCGCGCTGAAGAAGGCCGGGTTCCTCACCCGTGACCCGCGCGCCACCGAGCGCAAGAAGTACGGCCTGAAGAAGGCCCGCAAGGCGCCTCAGTACAGCAAGCGCTGA
- the rplM gene encoding 50S ribosomal protein L13 yields MPTYTPKAGDTTRSWHVIDATDVVLGRLAVAAANLLRGKHKPTFTPNVDGGDFVIVINADKVAFSGQKLDKKLAYRHSGYPGGLSSRTIRELMAKHPDRVVEDAIVGMLPKNKLARQIARKLHVYAGPTHPHVAQQPVPYEIKQVAQ; encoded by the coding sequence ATGCCTACGTACACGCCAAAGGCGGGTGACACCACGAGGTCGTGGCACGTCATCGACGCCACGGACGTGGTGCTTGGCCGCCTTGCCGTCGCGGCAGCCAACCTGCTGCGCGGCAAGCACAAGCCGACGTTCACCCCCAACGTCGACGGCGGTGACTTCGTCATCGTCATCAACGCCGACAAGGTCGCCTTCAGCGGCCAGAAGCTGGACAAGAAGCTGGCGTACCGCCACTCGGGGTACCCCGGCGGTCTGAGCAGCCGCACCATCCGCGAGCTGATGGCCAAGCACCCCGACCGCGTCGTGGAGGACGCGATCGTCGGCATGCTGCCCAAGAACAAGCTCGCCCGGCAGATCGCGCGCAAGCTGCACGTCTACGCCGGCCCGACGCACCCCCACGTCGCACAGCAGCCCGTTCCGTACGAGATCAAGCAGGTGGCCCAGTGA
- a CDS encoding WXG100 family type VII secretion target → MDSVLSYNFGEIEYSVRQEIHSTSARFNAALDELRAHIAPLQQLWTSEAAAAYQAEQLKWHQSATALNEMLAALENAVRDGADEVANADRRAAGVWAR, encoded by the coding sequence GTGGATTCGGTGTTGTCCTACAACTTCGGTGAAATCGAATACTCGGTGCGCCAGGAAATTCACTCGACATCGGCCCGCTTCAATGCCGCGCTCGACGAGCTGAGAGCACACATCGCGCCCTTGCAGCAGCTCTGGACCAGCGAAGCGGCCGCCGCCTACCAGGCCGAGCAGCTGAAATGGCACCAGTCGGCGACCGCGCTCAACGAGATGCTGGCCGCGCTCGAAAACGCGGTCCGCGACGGCGCGGACGAGGTGGCCAACGCCGACCGCCGCGCCGCCGGCGTGTGGGCGCGGTAG
- a CDS encoding WXG100 family type VII secretion target, whose protein sequence is MAAPNPLSADVDLMRSVAGTTDARNEEIRAMLQAFIGRMSGVPPSAWGGPAATRFKDVIDRWNAESVRLYHALHAIADTIRQNAATLQEAGQSHADRIAAAGGNL, encoded by the coding sequence ATGGCTGCACCAAACCCACTGAGCGCCGACGTCGACCTGATGCGGTCGGTGGCGGGCACCACCGACGCGCGCAACGAGGAAATCAGGGCGATGTTGCAGGCGTTCATCGGCCGGATGAGCGGCGTGCCGCCGTCGGCGTGGGGCGGGCCGGCGGCCACGCGCTTCAAAGACGTGATCGATCGCTGGAACGCCGAGTCGGTGCGGCTCTACCACGCCCTACACGCCATCGCCGACACCATTCGGCAGAACGCGGCCACCCTGCAGGAGGCCGGCCAAAGCCACGCCGACCGCATCGCCGCCGCCGGCGGAAACCTGTGA
- a CDS encoding type VII secretion-associated protein: MSEHRPIIEAGPGTIRRLCCGTGTIDEGETVDVIRSALDAIDDRVALVGERPVTVDALWEAALRAATCRTADGMVVVHPSWWSSSRVGVVTAAAARVAGAVRTRPRSWLLTRASRAEPTVAVEIAERLVVVTASEITAVPRNADPQSVAEAVADVIAGVAPAAVVIDTPSTVAGASALAASVTQRLSGSGPSAPSVLEINDIRFTRLARAALPQRPVPSGAPPTARPSRVRALGTLGAAAIVVAAAAPAAMAPDRRGVVPPTRVEATPTTFLVEGRVALSVPATWPTRRVVTGPGSARVQVTSPADPEVALHITQSPVAGETLSGTAERLKRAIDAEPAGLFVDFNPSGTSAGRSAVTYREVRPGHEVRWTVLLDGPVRISVGCQSRPGDEGGVRDACEQAVRSAHAIG; encoded by the coding sequence GTGAGCGAACACCGTCCGATCATCGAGGCCGGGCCGGGCACTATCCGCCGGTTATGTTGTGGCACAGGAACGATCGACGAGGGCGAGACGGTCGACGTCATCCGGTCCGCCCTGGACGCGATCGACGACCGCGTCGCGCTGGTGGGGGAGCGGCCGGTAACCGTCGACGCGTTGTGGGAGGCCGCGCTGCGAGCGGCAACCTGCCGAACCGCCGACGGCATGGTCGTCGTGCACCCGTCCTGGTGGTCCTCCTCGCGGGTGGGCGTGGTGACCGCGGCCGCCGCGAGGGTGGCCGGTGCGGTGCGGACGCGCCCGCGATCGTGGCTGCTGACGCGGGCGTCTCGCGCGGAACCGACGGTGGCGGTGGAAATCGCCGAGCGGCTGGTGGTGGTCACCGCGAGCGAGATCACTGCCGTACCGCGCAACGCCGATCCACAATCCGTCGCCGAAGCGGTCGCGGATGTCATCGCCGGCGTGGCCCCCGCGGCGGTGGTGATCGACACGCCGAGCACGGTCGCCGGGGCGTCGGCGCTGGCGGCGTCGGTCACCCAGAGGCTAAGCGGGAGCGGGCCGTCGGCACCAAGTGTGCTGGAAATCAACGATATTCGCTTCACCCGGCTTGCGCGGGCGGCCCTCCCGCAGCGCCCGGTGCCGTCGGGGGCACCTCCCACCGCCCGCCCGTCGCGGGTGCGGGCCCTGGGCACACTGGGGGCCGCCGCCATCGTCGTCGCCGCGGCGGCGCCGGCTGCGATGGCGCCGGACCGGCGCGGCGTAGTGCCCCCGACGCGAGTAGAGGCCACGCCCACGACGTTTTTGGTGGAAGGCCGGGTGGCGCTGTCGGTTCCGGCGACATGGCCGACGCGACGGGTGGTCACCGGGCCGGGCTCGGCGCGGGTGCAGGTCACGTCTCCGGCCGATCCCGAGGTCGCGCTGCACATCACCCAGTCGCCGGTGGCCGGCGAGACGCTCAGCGGCACCGCCGAACGGTTGAAACGCGCGATCGACGCCGAGCCCGCCGGGCTGTTCGTCGACTTCAACCCGTCCGGCACCAGCGCGGGCCGGTCGGCGGTGACCTACCGCGAGGTGCGCCCGGGTCATGAGGTGCGCTGGACGGTGCTGCTCGACGGCCCCGTGCGGATCAGCGTCGGATGCCAGAGCAGACCCGGCGACGAGGGCGGGGTCCGCGATGCGTGCGAGCAGGCGGTCAGATCCGCCCACGCGATCGGATGA
- the eccCb gene encoding type VII secretion protein EccCb — MTEMLLPEAQQAPIVVEAPPDLPPSAGPGLLPRLLPVAISVVSIGIMAAAFASGTAMARNPVFLAFPLMMLVSALASGLTGRARRRGDGIDADRGRYLDYLSRLSQSVSEVAMAQRACAIRRHPHPDTLWTLVGGARMWQRGPDDADFCVVRVGMGPQPLARRLVAPELAAEELRDPVTDTALRRFLHAYSTVVAPVPIDLRDGSLVTIDGDARAARGLLRAMICQLAVQHAPDQVRIAAAVSDPHRAHWEWLKWLPHNQHPGDSDAAGPARMVYSDAAQAQGALAGVSATRVVVVAELDEGPAALGGAITIAIGNVNDGAPLTIRRSGDTAPVSCPDRMEPVDALVCALRLAGLRGSVGGGDPGWPGLVGLRDVHRFDPATLWRGQARRDRLRVPIGTTMQGAPLELDIKEPAEGGMGPHGLCIGATGSGKSELLRTIALGMMVRNPPLTLNLLLIDFKGGATFLDYARAPHVAAVITNLADDAPLVSRMRDALAGEMNRRQQLLRTAGCVSVEAYEGARRSGDPPGALPALPALFIIVDEFTELLSQQPDFADTFVAIGRLGRSLGMHLLLASQRLDEGRLRGLDAHLSYRLCLKTLSAAESRTVLGNLDAYELPAAPGAGFLRIGGGEPIRFQAASVSGPLRTDASPDKAPAAARSAQAFTTRVTGAVRRTHRANMTSPPAIYHAVLDRLRGQGPPAHRVWLPPLGPAPQLHTLLHSAELMPAGLTAVPIGLVDRPFEQRRTPLMIDLSGAAGNAAIVGGPQSGKSTALRTLITALAATHDASQVQFYCLDFGGGTLSSVRSLPHVGAVAGRAESRLVGRIVAECESVVRRREAIFGEHAIGSIADYRRRAAAGVANDDPFGDVFLVIDGWATVRQEFEALEASITALATHGLSFGVHVVLSASRWADVRPSLRDQLGTRVELRLGDPADSELDRKAAAHVPHDSPGRGLSRDGLHMVVARPVAEVPAGHSVAPPIPLLPDHVDRETLVRGSGAELRAQVLLGLRERELCPAAIDFDGQPHLVILGDNACGKTATLRTLCRELVRTKTAAQAQLLIVDFRRTLLGVVESEHLRGYAMSPAALAALLPDVLALLSARMPPPDASQAELRSRAWWSGPQIYVVVDDYDLVATPTGNPLGPIAEFLPYAQDLGLHLVVARRGAGAERAMFEPVLAGLRDLGCMSLMMSGSPSEGAPFGRARPAQLPPGRGLLTNRTADEDLVQVAWSPP; from the coding sequence ATGACCGAGATGTTGTTGCCCGAGGCACAACAGGCGCCAATCGTGGTCGAGGCGCCACCGGACCTGCCGCCATCGGCGGGGCCCGGGCTGCTGCCCCGCCTGCTGCCGGTGGCGATCTCCGTGGTGAGCATCGGCATCATGGCCGCCGCGTTCGCGTCGGGGACCGCCATGGCCCGCAACCCCGTGTTCCTGGCCTTTCCGCTGATGATGCTGGTCTCGGCCCTGGCGTCCGGGCTGACCGGCCGGGCGCGCCGGCGCGGCGATGGCATCGATGCCGACCGCGGACGGTATCTCGACTACCTGAGTCGGCTCAGCCAATCCGTATCCGAGGTCGCTATGGCGCAGCGCGCGTGCGCCATTCGGCGTCATCCCCATCCGGACACACTGTGGACGTTGGTCGGCGGCGCTCGGATGTGGCAGCGCGGACCGGACGACGCGGACTTCTGCGTCGTGCGGGTGGGCATGGGCCCCCAGCCGCTCGCCCGTCGTTTGGTGGCGCCGGAGCTCGCTGCCGAGGAGCTACGCGACCCGGTCACCGACACGGCGTTGCGCCGGTTCCTCCACGCGTATTCGACGGTCGTCGCGCCGGTACCGATCGACCTGCGGGACGGATCGCTGGTGACGATCGACGGCGACGCGAGGGCCGCGCGTGGCTTGCTACGCGCGATGATCTGCCAGCTCGCCGTGCAGCATGCGCCCGATCAGGTGCGGATCGCCGCCGCGGTCAGCGACCCGCATCGCGCCCACTGGGAATGGCTGAAATGGTTGCCGCACAACCAACATCCCGGCGATTCCGACGCGGCCGGTCCGGCGCGGATGGTCTATTCGGATGCCGCGCAGGCGCAGGGCGCGCTCGCGGGCGTTTCGGCGACTCGGGTGGTGGTGGTCGCCGAGCTGGACGAGGGTCCCGCCGCGCTCGGCGGCGCCATCACCATCGCGATCGGCAACGTCAATGACGGTGCGCCGCTGACCATCCGGCGCTCCGGCGACACGGCGCCGGTTTCGTGCCCCGACCGGATGGAGCCCGTCGACGCGCTGGTGTGCGCCCTCCGGCTGGCCGGTCTTCGGGGGAGCGTGGGGGGCGGTGATCCCGGTTGGCCCGGATTGGTCGGTCTGCGCGACGTGCATCGTTTCGACCCGGCGACGCTATGGCGCGGCCAGGCGCGCCGCGACCGCCTGCGCGTCCCCATCGGCACCACCATGCAGGGCGCACCGCTCGAGCTGGACATCAAAGAGCCGGCCGAGGGCGGGATGGGCCCGCACGGGCTCTGCATCGGTGCCACCGGGTCGGGAAAATCGGAGCTGTTGCGAACGATCGCGCTGGGCATGATGGTCCGTAACCCCCCGCTGACGCTCAACCTGTTGCTCATCGACTTCAAGGGCGGGGCAACCTTTCTCGACTATGCGCGAGCGCCACACGTGGCCGCCGTGATCACCAACCTGGCCGACGACGCGCCGCTGGTGAGCCGCATGCGCGACGCGCTGGCCGGCGAGATGAATCGTCGCCAGCAGCTGCTGCGCACGGCGGGCTGCGTCAGCGTCGAGGCCTACGAAGGCGCGCGCCGCAGCGGCGACCCGCCGGGGGCGCTGCCGGCCCTCCCGGCGCTGTTCATCATCGTCGACGAGTTCACCGAATTGCTCAGCCAACAACCAGATTTCGCCGACACCTTCGTGGCGATCGGTCGTCTCGGCCGATCCCTGGGCATGCACCTGCTGCTGGCCAGCCAGCGCCTCGACGAGGGCCGGCTACGCGGGCTTGACGCCCACCTGTCGTACCGCCTGTGCCTGAAGACCCTGTCCGCCGCCGAATCCCGCACGGTGCTGGGCAATCTCGATGCGTACGAGCTGCCCGCCGCGCCCGGCGCCGGCTTCCTGCGGATCGGCGGTGGCGAACCGATTCGCTTCCAGGCCGCCTCGGTTTCGGGACCGCTGCGGACGGACGCTTCCCCGGATAAGGCCCCCGCCGCGGCGCGCTCGGCCCAGGCGTTCACGACCCGCGTCACCGGCGCGGTCCGTCGCACCCACCGGGCGAACATGACTTCCCCGCCGGCCATCTACCATGCGGTCCTGGACCGGCTGCGCGGCCAGGGGCCGCCCGCGCACCGGGTTTGGCTGCCCCCGCTGGGGCCGGCTCCGCAGCTGCACACCCTGCTGCACAGCGCGGAGCTCATGCCGGCCGGCCTGACCGCCGTCCCCATCGGCCTTGTCGACCGCCCCTTCGAACAGCGCCGAACGCCACTGATGATCGACCTGTCCGGGGCCGCCGGCAACGCGGCGATCGTCGGGGGGCCCCAATCCGGCAAGTCGACGGCGCTGCGCACACTCATCACCGCCCTGGCGGCCACGCACGACGCGAGCCAGGTGCAGTTCTACTGCTTGGATTTCGGTGGCGGGACGCTGTCGTCGGTGCGGTCGTTGCCGCACGTCGGCGCGGTCGCCGGCAGGGCCGAGTCCCGACTCGTCGGGCGGATCGTCGCCGAATGCGAGTCGGTCGTGCGGCGGCGTGAAGCCATATTCGGTGAGCACGCGATCGGCTCGATCGCCGACTATCGCCGGCGGGCCGCAGCCGGCGTCGCCAACGATGATCCGTTCGGCGACGTCTTCCTCGTCATCGACGGCTGGGCAACCGTGCGCCAGGAATTCGAGGCGCTGGAGGCCTCGATCACCGCCCTTGCGACCCATGGGCTTTCGTTCGGTGTGCACGTGGTGTTGTCGGCGTCGCGCTGGGCCGACGTCAGGCCGTCGCTGCGGGATCAGCTCGGCACCCGCGTCGAGTTACGGCTCGGCGATCCCGCCGACTCCGAACTGGACCGCAAGGCCGCCGCGCACGTCCCGCACGACAGCCCGGGACGGGGCCTGTCCCGGGACGGGCTGCACATGGTGGTCGCAAGGCCCGTCGCCGAGGTGCCCGCCGGTCACTCGGTTGCGCCGCCGATACCGCTCTTGCCCGATCACGTGGACCGCGAGACCTTGGTGCGCGGGTCGGGAGCCGAGCTTCGCGCCCAAGTGCTGCTCGGCCTGCGAGAGCGCGAACTATGCCCGGCGGCAATCGATTTCGACGGTCAGCCGCATCTGGTGATCCTCGGCGACAACGCGTGCGGGAAGACGGCGACGCTGCGTACCTTGTGCCGTGAGCTGGTCCGGACGAAGACCGCCGCGCAAGCACAGCTGTTGATCGTCGACTTCCGGCGCACGCTGCTCGGCGTTGTCGAGTCGGAGCATCTCCGCGGGTATGCGATGTCGCCGGCCGCGTTGGCCGCGCTGCTGCCCGACGTGCTCGCCCTGCTGAGCGCACGAATGCCGCCGCCCGACGCGAGCCAGGCCGAGTTGCGCAGCCGCGCGTGGTGGTCCGGGCCGCAGATCTACGTCGTGGTCGACGACTACGACCTGGTCGCCACGCCGACGGGAAACCCGCTGGGTCCGATCGCCGAATTCCTACCCTACGCACAAGATTTGGGATTACACCTCGTCGTCGCCCGGCGCGGCGCCGGGGCGGAGCGCGCGATGTTCGAGCCGGTGCTCGCGGGTCTGCGTGACCTCGGTTGCATGTCGCTGATGATGAGCGGATCTCCCAGCGAGGGCGCGCCGTTCGGCCGCGCTCGGCCGGCGCAATTGCCGCCGGGCCGCGGCTTGCTGACCAACCGTACCGCCGACGAAGACCTCGTCCAGGTGGCATGGAGCCCGCCGTGA
- the eccD gene encoding type VII secretion integral membrane protein EccD, with product MFARIRPKGSPLAASDTGLCRVRVHWGTAVADLALPAGVPVAVLIPSLIDALGVSHADQEAVRYQVSIPGASALDPSTTLAQNRIGDGAVLVLSTPPVPLPAPRYVDIAREVAATLEGPARLRGGAATRRVTRLCGATAAVVLTAVGGLALVRNTFSDSHPRDVGMTGAALGSAALVALGLAAVAHRAYRDPIAGLALSVIATVFAAVAGFVMVPGGPSVSNVLLAAAAAAVTAVLAMRLSGCGVVALTAAACFAAAVAAAALVGAITAAPVHVIASASAVLSLGLLGAAPRMSIALARLSPRFATTDFADPGPSDSRVPAQAIRADRWLVSLRAGLSSSAGVGAALTVLAGAPRLSCMAFGTVTAALFLLRCRSGAGAGLLSFAVGGTLIAATTFGVTVLRMQMPGPLLAAATALAAAAMYLGLAATPSSPVALRCVEVLEWLAWSALVPLACWISELYGAVRGLHLT from the coding sequence ATGTTCGCCAGGATCCGACCGAAGGGATCGCCATTGGCTGCATCCGATACCGGGCTGTGCCGGGTCCGCGTTCATTGGGGCACCGCCGTCGCCGATCTGGCGCTACCCGCCGGAGTGCCTGTCGCGGTGTTGATTCCGTCGCTCATCGACGCGCTCGGGGTCAGTCACGCCGACCAGGAGGCGGTGCGCTACCAGGTGTCGATCCCTGGCGCGTCCGCGCTGGACCCGTCGACGACGTTGGCGCAGAACCGCATCGGCGACGGCGCGGTCTTGGTGCTGAGCACACCCCCCGTGCCGTTACCCGCGCCGCGTTACGTCGACATCGCGCGGGAGGTGGCGGCCACGCTGGAGGGGCCCGCTCGGTTGCGTGGCGGTGCCGCAACTCGGCGGGTCACCCGGCTCTGCGGAGCGACTGCGGCCGTCGTCCTGACGGCGGTGGGCGGGCTGGCTTTGGTCCGAAACACCTTCAGCGACAGCCACCCTCGAGACGTCGGGATGACGGGCGCCGCTTTGGGATCGGCCGCCCTCGTCGCGCTCGGGCTTGCCGCGGTCGCGCACCGGGCCTACCGAGACCCGATCGCCGGGCTGGCGCTGAGCGTGATCGCCACCGTCTTCGCGGCGGTGGCCGGGTTTGTGATGGTGCCCGGTGGCCCAAGCGTTTCCAACGTGTTGCTGGCCGCCGCGGCAGCGGCCGTCACCGCCGTGCTGGCGATGCGGCTGTCGGGCTGCGGCGTCGTCGCGTTGACGGCGGCGGCGTGCTTCGCGGCGGCCGTCGCCGCGGCGGCGCTGGTGGGCGCGATCACCGCCGCGCCTGTGCATGTCATCGCGTCGGCATCCGCGGTCCTGTCGCTCGGTCTGCTCGGGGCGGCGCCGCGCATGTCCATCGCGCTGGCGAGGTTGTCGCCCCGATTTGCGACGACGGACTTCGCTGACCCCGGCCCGAGTGACTCGCGGGTGCCCGCGCAAGCGATCCGCGCCGACCGGTGGTTGGTGAGCCTGCGCGCGGGGCTGTCGTCGTCGGCCGGCGTCGGCGCCGCTCTCACCGTGCTCGCCGGCGCACCGCGGCTGTCCTGCATGGCGTTCGGGACCGTCACCGCCGCCCTGTTCCTGCTGCGCTGCAGGTCCGGCGCAGGCGCCGGGCTGCTGAGCTTTGCCGTCGGCGGAACCCTCATCGCGGCAACGACCTTCGGCGTCACGGTACTGCGCATGCAGATGCCCGGACCGCTTCTCGCGGCGGCGACGGCGCTGGCCGCCGCCGCGATGTACCTCGGGTTAGCCGCGACACCCTCCTCGCCCGTCGCGCTCCGATGTGTCGAAGTGCTCGAGTGGCTGGCGTGGTCGGCACTGGTCCCGCTGGCCTGCTGGATCAGCGAACTCTACGGCGCGGTCCGGGGATTGCATCTCACGTGA
- the mycP gene encoding type VII secretion-associated serine protease mycosin — protein sequence MRNSHVGRVLAVSALTMLAAFGTPPAQAVSPPGIDDKWLPGPALPAPTRPTVQREVCAALTLDSRPGRNQPPGAFDLSEVWRLTRGAGQRIAVIDTGVSRHRRLPDVVPGGDYVSTGDGTQDCDAHGTLVAGIIAAAADSKSDGFSGIAPEATLISIRQSSAKFAPATDRSRSGVGDVDTMAKAVRTAADLGASVINISSVACVPVAAALDDRALGAALAYAVDVKNAVVVAAAGNTGGAAQCPPQRPDATWQTITVAVSPAWYDDYVLTVGSVNAEGAPSGFSLAGPWVDVAATGEAVASLAPDPVSGTSYAAPVVSGLAALIRARFPALTARQVMQRIESTAHHPPAGWDPLVGNGTIDPLAAVSTGMGPPATTPKPPPAAAPAAVSPPTTRSRDTRARDTAVRGAAVCLVALTVALAAGGVRSRLRGARDRVPGD from the coding sequence GTGAGGAACTCGCACGTTGGGCGCGTGCTCGCGGTGTCGGCGCTGACGATGCTCGCCGCGTTCGGAACGCCGCCGGCGCAGGCGGTTTCGCCACCCGGCATCGACGACAAGTGGCTGCCCGGGCCCGCCTTGCCCGCGCCAACGCGGCCGACCGTGCAGCGCGAGGTCTGCGCGGCGCTGACGCTCGACTCGAGGCCGGGCCGTAACCAGCCGCCTGGGGCGTTCGATCTCTCGGAGGTGTGGCGCCTCACCCGCGGCGCCGGACAACGGATCGCGGTCATCGACACCGGGGTCTCGCGGCACCGCCGGCTGCCCGACGTGGTGCCCGGGGGTGACTACGTGTCGACCGGCGACGGCACGCAGGACTGCGACGCGCACGGCACGCTGGTCGCGGGAATCATAGCGGCCGCAGCGGATTCCAAGTCGGACGGCTTCAGCGGGATCGCTCCGGAGGCCACGTTGATCAGCATTCGGCAGTCCAGCGCGAAGTTCGCGCCCGCCACCGACCGGTCCCGCTCAGGGGTGGGTGACGTCGACACCATGGCGAAAGCCGTTCGGACCGCAGCGGATCTGGGCGCGTCGGTGATCAACATTTCCTCGGTGGCGTGCGTTCCGGTGGCCGCCGCGCTCGACGACCGTGCGCTGGGCGCCGCGCTGGCCTACGCCGTCGACGTCAAGAATGCCGTCGTGGTTGCGGCGGCGGGGAATACCGGCGGCGCCGCGCAGTGCCCGCCGCAGCGACCGGACGCCACCTGGCAGACCATCACGGTCGCGGTCAGTCCCGCGTGGTACGACGACTACGTGCTGACCGTCGGTTCGGTGAACGCCGAAGGTGCGCCCTCGGGTTTCAGCCTTGCCGGACCTTGGGTCGATGTCGCCGCGACCGGCGAGGCCGTGGCCTCCCTCGCGCCGGATCCGGTGTCGGGCACGAGTTATGCCGCCCCGGTGGTGAGCGGCCTGGCCGCGCTCATCCGGGCCCGCTTCCCGGCGCTGACCGCGCGGCAGGTGATGCAGCGCATCGAGTCGACCGCGCATCATCCGCCCGCGGGGTGGGATCCGCTCGTCGGCAACGGCACCATCGATCCGCTCGCCGCGGTCAGCACCGGGATGGGCCCGCCCGCCACCACTCCCAAGCCGCCGCCTGCCGCGGCGCCGGCCGCCGTGTCGCCGCCGACGACCCGATCGCGCGATACCCGCGCCCGGGACACCGCGGTGCGCGGCGCCGCGGTTTGCCTCGTCGCGCTGACGGTCGCGCTCGCCGCCGGAGGGGTCAGAAGCCGGTTACGGGGAGCCCGCGACCGCGTCCCGGGCGATTGA
- the eccB gene encoding type VII secretion protein EccB has translation MPRQPTTWLRVSAHRYLVRRTECALLGEAIYPTGPRARMPSASLAAGCVFTVLALAGCALLGLLSPHVALDRAQIVMSRDSGALFVRVGDVWHPVPNLASARLIAGTAADPQPIREADLERAKRGPLLGIPGAPQFVGRPLPAQELAFSMCDSDDASSTTVIVGPVADNGVTRMPPGQAVLAAVSSGSPAYLLYDGHRAIVDLEDAAVVRALRLEGHAPRLVSQALLNAMPEAPPISAPRIRGLGGAAPGLAGFRVGSVLRVTRADGDEYYAVLADGVQRIGQVAADLMRFSSSQGTVSPITVAPAAIRAAPVVAELPVAGFPDRAPTLPEAAGTLCASWAGGRAGVALLAGGRLPVPPGQAAVTLAQADGRGPALDAAYVPTGRSAYVRAGDKAGTRYLIVDTGVRFAIPDDDAAHDLGLSGPTPAPWSILTLLPAGPELSRRGASIARDAVAGSP, from the coding sequence GTGCCGCGTCAGCCGACCACGTGGCTGCGCGTCAGCGCTCACCGGTACCTCGTGCGCCGCACCGAATGCGCGTTGCTGGGCGAGGCGATATACCCGACCGGTCCCCGGGCGCGGATGCCGTCGGCATCGCTGGCAGCCGGGTGTGTGTTCACGGTCCTCGCGCTGGCGGGCTGTGCGCTGCTGGGTTTGCTGAGCCCGCACGTCGCGTTGGATCGGGCGCAGATCGTGATGTCCCGGGACTCGGGTGCGCTGTTCGTTCGAGTGGGCGATGTCTGGCATCCGGTGCCGAACCTGGCCTCCGCGCGGCTCATCGCGGGGACGGCCGCCGATCCGCAGCCGATCCGCGAGGCCGACCTGGAGCGCGCCAAACGCGGCCCGCTGCTGGGCATCCCGGGTGCACCGCAATTCGTCGGCAGGCCCCTGCCCGCGCAGGAACTGGCCTTCTCGATGTGCGACAGTGACGACGCCAGCAGCACGACGGTCATCGTCGGCCCCGTCGCCGACAACGGGGTCACCCGCATGCCCCCCGGGCAGGCCGTCCTTGCCGCGGTCTCCTCGGGTTCGCCGGCCTATTTGCTCTACGACGGGCACCGGGCCATCGTGGACCTGGAAGATGCGGCCGTCGTGCGGGCGCTCCGACTCGAGGGCCACGCGCCGCGGCTCGTCTCGCAAGCGTTGCTGAACGCCATGCCCGAGGCGCCGCCGATCTCGGCGCCCCGCATCCGCGGCCTCGGGGGCGCCGCGCCCGGGCTGGCGGGGTTTCGCGTCGGCAGTGTGCTGCGCGTCACACGCGCCGACGGTGACGAGTATTACGCGGTGCTGGCCGACGGCGTGCAGCGGATCGGCCAGGTCGCCGCCGACCTGATGCGTTTTAGCAGCTCCCAGGGCACGGTCAGTCCCATCACCGTCGCGCCCGCGGCGATCCGGGCCGCGCCCGTCGTCGCCGAGCTGCCCGTGGCCGGTTTCCCCGACCGGGCGCCGACGCTGCCGGAGGCCGCCGGCACGTTATGCGCCAGCTGGGCGGGCGGGCGAGCGGGGGTGGCTTTGCTGGCGGGGGGCCGGCTGCCCGTGCCGCCCGGTCAGGCGGCGGTGACGCTGGCGCAGGCGGACGGCCGGGGTCCCGCGCTGGATGCCGCGTACGTGCCGACCGGCCGCAGCGCCTACGTGCGGGCGGGCGACAAAGCCGGCACCCGCTACCTGATCGTCGACACCGGGGTGCGATTCGCCATCCCCGACGACGACGCCGCGCACGATCTCGGCCTCTCCGGGCCGACCCCGGCGCCCTGGTCGATCCTCACGCTCTTGCCGGCGGGACCGGAGCTGAGCAGACGCGGCGCGTCAATCGCCCGGGACGCGGTCGCGGGCTCCCCGTAA